TTTGGCAGCAGTGCACAGAAAGTGAAGCGAACTAGGCTCCCGATTTCTTATTTGGCCAAGTTAAATTGCTCATGCCCAAACTGATATTGCTCTTTAAACTCATATTGCTGATCATAGCTAGATGTATAAATTAGACTAATTTCACACATTACCATAATGCTTACCGTACTTTTGTTTACCTGGAGTTGTCAAATACAATAGAGCACAGGGGGCTTCTGAGCCTTTATAGTTGCACAGAAGGAAGGATCAGGCAAGGAGAAGGTATCCCTGCCGAAATTTAGCCCTTCTACGCCAATTGTTCTTTTCCTGGATTACCTGGTGGCAGCACTAGGCAACTGGCTCAAGGTGTTGCCATTTCAAgttcccacaatgcctctgatGCTCTGGAGCATTGTAGGCAAAATTTTCCTGGACAAAGACACCTTTTTCAAGCTGATGAACCCTCTTGAAGCCCTGGCAACTGCCCAAGGATGACATGCATTGATGCCAGGCCAGAAAACATGCCACTCAGTGAAGACTTGGAAAACCAGTACTTCAGAACAATTGGTTTTGCAAGGCTCAGTTAAGTGGCAAATTTTGTGCTGTTTTCACATATTTCCAAGAATAATTTGCTTTGACATTAGTAATTTAATATCCAACAGCATTAGACATTCTGCCCCACGGCATTTCCTGACCTTATACAACTTAACTGGTGGTAATGTAGTGCAATCGTATCACGTGCATCGATTATGTGATCTAGTCTACAAAAATGCCATGCTCCTTGTTCCACCACAAAGGCCAGTAATCTATAATTCAGCGTGTCCACTGTATGATAATAACAGCTAAAAAGATGACAGATAAAATCAGGCGGGTGTAATAAAGCCCTTTCTCCATAAGGACCATTGTTTTATCCCACGCGACTGATTCAGGGTCACCCTGGTGTTCTTCTAGAGAGAGATGTTTCTTGATCTGTTGCAGTTCCATATTCAGATGTTTCAGAAACACCAAGTTGTCATCTTCACTGTCTTTTGCTGGCAAGGGAAATCCATCTGCCGGCTGGTTCTCTTTGGGCCTCCTGTCTCCTGTACAGATGAAAATGGGGATATATGTTAATCTGTTAAGAAGGATATGTTTGGGAACAGACATTGTTTGAGAATAAAGAAATGTAGAGTTAAAGAACTGCTTATTTGATTCTAAATTCTGGTGTATGGTCCACTTGAATGTGTGTCGGATGCATTGCATCTGTTATAACGCAACGTGAAGCAAGATACCTCCACCTTCATTAAAACCAATGCCAGTTATTTGATTCCAGGCAGGGCCTGGGTTTTCCTTGCAAGACTCAAAGTGCTGGAGAAGACCCTGCGAGTCAAGAAGGCTCTTGCGGTGCAATTCTATGCATCCCTACTGAGAGCTAAGTTCCACCATCAAGTTTAGTTGAATGTTCTCCCAGAGAAGTGTTTCAGCCTTAAGGTATGCAGGTTAAGTGCCTCTAACAGAGGCAATATTAATATTTTCCTGTACGTAATGAATGAAAAAAGAGCTTGTACCTGATTTATGCTTATTTCCACTTTCTCTATTGCGTGAAAGTGCATGGAAGGGATCAGACATGACACATTTGAGGCTAAACAGAATGAGTGAAACTTGTGAAATTGCCCAGACCTTAGATTAATATGGATTGCTTCCTTCCACACTTACTTATTTGAGCTATCAAGTACATTTCACACATTACTCAGAAAAGCATACAAGCTTATTCCAACTGTACATTCTGGAGGGagcttatttttttccctttttaagagTGTATATAAAGGGAGATGTAACCCAATTTTGATCGTATGTATAGTTTGCCAATTCTGATCAGGCCCTTAGCTGGGCCCCACAAATTCCAATTCCTAAGATGCATTCTCTCTGTTTGAAGATCCATTAGTGCCTTCttgccaaagtgtaatgtaaacTTTATACAGGATGATAGGATGCCCTgctagctatcaaggccggatggctggccttgtctgacGCTACCAGTCTGACGCACAGACCATGCAAGATAGACAGGAACTCAAGCCCCCatactcaaggctgcttgaggctgcTACCAGGGTACATTGACAACGTGTATGATAAGGTGCAGGACAGGAATCTTCCTGTATATGTAACCCTTGACCCCTTTACTTGCACacacttacagagtggattcATGGGGAGGGGGTAGAGGAGCCCAAAAAGGGGATAAATGCCCCATGCAAACTGTCTTTCTTTGCTCTTGTCATAAAGCATCACCAAGTGCCTTTCTCTATAGAGAAaataaaactctttctctgagCTCAACCCCTCGGTGTCGGTTTTTGACTGTCTTATAGTAATGGGTGATGGTGCTTGATATCTGCACCCTTCCCCTGCTTTATAGGTGCCCCACCTCCTTATGGTAAATTGTTTACATTTCGGAAAACGCTTACCTAAATGGGTCGCCGGGCTCTCGCGttcctctttcttcctgcccaggatTCTATTCATGAGTTTATTCCCCTTGAAGGATGGCAACTTTGGTCTCTTCTCTTTGAGATAGAGTACAAAAGCGTTCTCCAAGATACCAAGGACCAGAAATACAAACATCCCAGTGAAAAATGCGGctgcatagaagaagaagaagaagaagaagaagaagaagaagaagaagaagaagaagaagaagaagaagaagaagaagaagaagaagaagaagaagaagaagaagtggaggaggaggaggaggaggaggaggaggaggaggaggaggaggaggaggaggaggaagaagaaacagggGTGGTAAAAAGCTCTCTCAGCCCTCAGAGGGCTTTCCTTTAATGTGGAATGGGGAACCCAAGGACTCTTCCAGTGCTTGGAACTCTCAATGAGTCTTACCAATAGGCTTGCCCTTTGCTCCCTTTGAGTGTTTGCttggctagaacaggcatccccaaactttggccctccagatgttttggactgcaattcccatcttccccgaccactggtcctgttagctagggatcatgggagttgtaggccaaaacatctggagggccgcagtttggggatgcctgggctagaatgtgtccttgaaatcaGAAGTGGCCTAGTGTGGTGGAGCCTGCCTCTTTCGCTTTCCAATAGTGACTTACCACTTACTGtcagggggggagaggaggcaacagAGAGGGGCAATGTGGGGTGAGTGCATCAGCAGAGCCTGTCTGGCACTCCTGCTAgtgtacttgcactttgtcaagctccttcccttcccaaccccttctctctctcctagtaagcagcaaggtctggagggcagcaacatgagaaaacaggccttttctgcagtggctccgtttgtggaatgctctccccagggaggttcacctggcaccttcattatacacctttaagcacAAGTTGAACATTCCTctccaaccaggcctttggctgattgacatctaatgcccttttaaaattcagctaggtagccgtgttggtctaaagtgaaaactatggagagaacTGGTCTGAagagagatattggattcttgtctcattacatatgctataactatttttggtcatctgcattctatcccttgctttttcctgtaggactaattgcagtcattaacagtcatcaacaggtttaccatacccattgagtcaatcacccatctcctactacccttctgagaaaaatcccaccccaccctcccactatatattagggtctgttgacttctgtttcagtgtatctgaagaagtgtgcatgcacacgaaagctcataccaatgacaaacttagttagtctctaaggtgcggGTGGGACGTGAACGTGGTGTTGTGCCAATATTTGAAGTGCTTCGACCATATTAAAGTGCTAAACAAATTGCTAAGGGGGTATTGTTATTCTATTTTTGTACCATGCAAGATAATGATGATTCACAAAATGTACCTCCAACTAAAAGTTAGTTACTGACCCAGGGGCCTGCTCACTAACTAAATCACAATGGAAATTAGTCCAATGAAAGCAACCAAAACTATTTGACAGCCCCTAAGTGTTCAAAGGCTGCCGGCGCTGAAATAAGCCATGCAATAAAATGTGGTTTACCTATGACTGGTGGATGATCTGATGTTGCGGGTAGCATATCATTAAGAATCATCGACAAAAATGAGATTTGAAGGATCAGTGTCATTTTGAAGGCAATCTTTTCTCCAGGAGAGGCAGATGCAAAAGAAATAGCCATATCCAGCAAGAAGAGAGTTAAAGTTGGGAGGATCAGAACCATCACATACAAAATGGAGCGCCTCTTCATAGAAATCTGtcccaaaaaagggggaaatgaatacataaataaaaatgaagattaCAGCagagaaatcgggtcctccctgcaagagagggcacacgTTGCGGTGGGCCCGACAatcaggtctaggtgttggggcggggacaattggagcagccacaacaccctattggtggtccatctgacaggGCGCAATTGGGCtaagggcatgccaatcaaagagtcagatggaccactaTTTAAGCGCTGCATGTGTCCGTAGAGAGCCTCCTTCTCCAGCATAGTgtattggaacacccacccaccactccctaattttagggcttctgcttgaccttgctatgccgtcgtgtgtcgtctgctattgcaggggcacggcaggaattttccccacttggctgattggttgttgccatttgggtttcgcctgccgcgtagcaattcgtcacaacttgtaaggttggcggataggctctggttcatgctgataggggtggaatgatcccttaccaccctatccactggtattcctcttaaaggaatccattggacttctggttggtattcccccaagtggGGCTGTGCCCTTTCCAgagttctgggcacacatgggAGAATCAGAGCCTGGCGGTCGTCACGTTCCCCGTCCAAGGTGTGAACCTGGCTGCTGACCCATGGTGCGCCCTGAGTCAGCGCTCCCCTAGGTAGCtttgggaaccagagcctatgctaCCAcgcacttgatttgtaatcaataaagttgtggcctaaattctgccaaaaaccaaaccaaaaatatcatagctgccaagttccggcctgagaaataagggactggaccggaagtagcagactgaaagtagcgctgccgccattttggaactgagcggagcatgctcagaagctacttttgatgctgctctgccctgttccaaaatggccgccgcaccagaagtcgcgccattttggaactgggcaaagcagcatcaaaagtcacttctgagcatgctccgcccagttccaaaatggccgccgcgccagaataaaccggggggaaacaaaaaaatccgttttttttgctgggaacagctgggaaaaagggggtttcccagggaatacgggagacttggcagctatgaaaaatatgagtcatgtctgaatttatttctaggcctaggttaAAGGGCTCCACACGCAATGGAACTCTCTTTTCAGTCTCATTAGTAGCATACATTCATTCATCCATAGTCCTTATTCTTAGCAACCCATTGGTGGGTGGGACCACCACCTCCCCTCTTCCAAAAATGTTTCAGGaggaaaaatgggatataaatgtaatattaataacaataacaattgtaGGAAACAATGGAGCCCCTGGCAGGACCTGGAGTGGGATCCAACAAGCTGCCGCAGAGACCCTGAAATGGGTCCCTGTACCACTGAGGTATTTACCATTGAAGGAAAACAAAGGTTTCTCTGTCTGGAATGGCCTGGCAGGCAAAATTTCAATAATCAGAACTTGATGGCACCAGggctgtggaatgccttcctccTTGCTGAAATATAAGAGACCTCCATCAGGGTTGGCATTCCACCGGCTCCTGTAGACATACCTATTTAGGCAAGCATTCCTCCCAAATGAACTTCTGATTTATTGTTTTCCCTTTTGGTttaactgtgttttgtttttaatcgaAGTGTCCATTATCAACATATTTCAAAGAacacttgattattatttttaagaaatgaaaacaaGCCAATAACATACTACCCCTTTAAAATTTACCTAAAATCTAAGCAGCAGTTCTGAAAATAAGTGTGGTTTAAAACCCATAAGCATGAAAAACAAACACTAGCTACATCTTTTTGTGTTCCCATGTTTTCTAAATGTATTAGAAACCAAATACCTCATAAGTGACAGTACTGAAGTTAATTATGTCATATTCCATGGTGTGCTCTATGATCCTCAGTCCCTCAAACTTCCATTCCCCACTGGTCAAGTAATATTCGCGACTATCTTGGTTCGCCTTCCTGGAAGTTTTGGTGCtcattattttcatttccttatCTAGAGGCAGTAGAAGAGAAATGATACGGAAGGTTGTTACTTCAGTATAGAAAAACAGTCACATCCATATTAGGTCTTCCATTTGAGGTTGTGCCAAAACTGTTCCATCTTGTCCCACAGTTTGTTCAGTGTGTGAATTAAGCCCCGGTGTTTCATCACACCAAAAATGGTAGTGATGTATCAGTAGCACACACATGGTCAGCCTCCAATGGGAGCAACTCTGAATTAAATTTGAGAGGTGGCTTTGACCATTGGCAAGGGGAGCAAACATGCAGGGAAGAGTGATAATGGGGAGAGAGTGAAGAAAGATGCAGAAAACAGGGAATGTAAGGCACATTCAGAAAGACACAAGCTGAGTGTATAGTGGAGACCTCctgatgaagggtgggtaagaaatacagcaaacaaataataatggcTCGTTCCCCATGCTAGTCCTACTTCACACCaacccattggaagtaatggacaTGACTTACCCAGTCTTATCTTAcaatataataaaattgtaaggctgtcatcatgctGCAATTGGAAATGCAGGCATTTTTCGCTTCTTACCACATCTGCAGAAATGTTGGGGAGGGGTGGAACAAACAGGAGAAAATCTCCTCTTCATCCGTTGGTGGTTTGGAGTTCAACATGATAGTGAGTTCATGGGGTGCAAATTGGGGGTGTGCATTCAAGAGGGTACAAATGAAGAGAGTGAAGCCAACTATCATGCCAGTTCAACGAAGTACTGTACAGGGTTACCTGCATGTATCGATGACATTATGCTTATGTTGCATTTTTGTTGATCGAAAGGAAACGCATGGACATCCAGACTGCAGGATGAAGTCAGTCGGTAGGCTTGAAACATTAGAATGTAACCAATGGCTGATACATAAGCATAAGGGCTTTGTGTGAACTTGTCTTCATCTGCCCTAAAGGTATTGTATTGTAATTAGGAAAGCTTTGCATTTTGCACAGATTAGAGAACCCCTAAGTCTGGCACCTACGTGGAAAGCCTCATTGTTAAAcaaagaactgtaaagttggaagagaccccaagggtcatctagtccaaccccctgcaatgcaggaatctgtttgctcaatgtggggctcgaacccacaaccctgagattaagagtctcatggtctaccaacTATCTTGTTGAAACAaccatctaaagcaggggtggtcaacctggtccctaccgcccactagggggcgtttcaggattctaggtgggcagtagggggttctatggtacaagctgaatcctccttccatcgaacactggtgggcggtaaggaaacgttaccatcaagaaagatgcattagtgggcggtaggtataaaaaggttgacaacccctgatctaaagggtCAAAAATGTAGATATTGACTTCAtgacaataataaaacataaaatataactgaatGGTGATATAAAATACttataacaaacaaataatgaaTCAAAACTTGCACAGTTTTCTAATTTATTTCCATGCCATCAGTGGGAAACTGGGGGTGAAGAACAAACAGAATGTGGAGGAGCCCTTAGACCAAACTCTGTGCCAGGAAGACTCGAGACAACCTGATCGCAGTCAAACAATGCAAAATTCACAGGTTCTTGCCTTAGTCCTGGCAATGGTGTCTGCATTTGTGCTCAGCCCCCAGCCCAGTGCTGTTAAACTTCTGGCTATCATGGCAGGCGAGGgaggcgggtggcactgtgggttaaagcacagagcctagggcttgccgatcagaaggtcggcggtttgaatccccgcgacggggtgagctcccgttgctcggtcgcagctcctggcaacctagcagttcgaaagcacctcaaagtgcaagtagataaataggtactgccagctcctgccatcctggcagttcgaaagcacctcaaagtgcaagtagataaataggtactgctacagcaggaaggtaaacggtgtttccgtgtgctgctctggtttgccagaagcggctatgtcatgctggccacatgacttggaagctatacaccggctccctcggccaataatgcgagatgagcgccgcaaccccagagtcagtcatgactagacctaatggtcaggggtccctttacctttaccttttatcatggCAGGCAGCCTTCTCAATGCCTGGGAATGGATATGGTAAGTGGTTTCAGTACACGGCTGCACCCAAAGCAACCCTATGAATTTGCCCTGAAAATGCAGTTCGGAAACACATTCACCATGGGATAAAAGCAGCATTACCGTTCATCTATGTAGAGGTCTGGGGTCCAAAAAAGGTTCACAGGCAAAGTGATATTCGTAATGTTACAGAAATCCAAGGGATCCCATGAGACATATTCATTATCCCAGTACTAgaggaaagaaaaaatatataacttagaaaaaaataaaataaaatcatgggAGGAAAGATCTGTTTGCTATTTACAGAGAAGAAATAGGACCTCACCACATACATCCAGAAATAAAAAGTGACCACCTGTAATTTTTCTTGCTGCAAGGAACAAAAAGGGAAAAGATTAACACATTATCTTCCTCCTGTCCTAGAGAATTAACACAGAGACAGATACATTGGTGGTACAActgaaaggtgggtgggtggaagatgGATGTCCCTCTTTTAaaatccccccatcccccactggCAGAACTGCTGGTGGCCCTGCCAGTCACACACAGCTAGAATTGAAGCTATGAATCCAGGGAGTGAGTGTTCTGCAATTTCTCCCCAACAGCTTGTATTTGTAAGGCAGTACCCCACACCCAACATCCATTCCCTttctttgccccctccccagtaTTTGTGCTTAGCCCCATCACTGGAGACCAAACATGCAATGATTATTCTCTCTTACCACTGAGAGGATGGACACCAGGGTGAAGTCTAGATAAACTTCTACAGGCTCTTCCCAATTTTTCATAGGTATGGTGTATAAGAAGAGATCCTTATTGGAAGAGATGTTCAGATACTCGGCCACATCGTGGTAGCTACAATTCTGTTTCTGGGTGGCTTCTGGAGTAGGGACAAAATGAGAAGATGAATGTGTCAGTATGGTAAGATTCAAAAGTccttgttctgttgttgttgttgttgttgttgttgttgttgtttacaatttATTACCTGCTCTTCAACCTAATGCTCCAGATTTGGTTATGCTGGGGAAATATTGGAGTTCAGTACCCTGTGGGTTCAGCCTGGATGGCCAACAGAATCTGGACACCAATTGTTAGTCAAATAGGACATTTATTTAGATATTGCAAGGCTGGTTTCACACAACCTCAACCAGCAAATAAGTTATGGATGGCACACCAAATATGAAAGAAGTATACACATTTATACAATTACAAGCACAGGGAAGCAAAGGGGCTGTTATTTCCCTATATGGCAATACGTCTTTCTACTAGCTTATACTGGTTTAATCTTTTTCCTCAACAGTTACAGCAATAGCTCCTGCACATTTGTTGTTACATCCTTCTCACATGGTTCCGCTGCAAACACAACCTTCACATTCTAGCCTTCACTTGCTCAGCCTTTTCCTCACACATTTCAAGTCTCTTTTATTCCTTTATAATGTTATTCTCCCTTCCAATTACAATTAGaacacaacattaaaagcagtttaaagaaACTTAAGAATACAAAAATAAGGCGGATGCTAAAAAGATACATCTCAAGTATCAAAAGCCGTAGCAGAGAGGTGCATCTAGGCAGAGTCAGACCGTatcctttctctcctcttcctttgctgTGTACCATCATTTTGAAAGCCAGTGAACTTGAGAAACCGCTGCCTTTCATTCTAGCATCCATCCTACCTTCCATAAAGTCTCTTTGTTGATTTGTCAGCTCTTAAAGCTAGAGAGAGGAGAAGAAATGGTTTTACCTGGCACCCAAGGGAGTAGAAAACTAACCAAAACAGCTCTCCACATTCTTCTCTGGGAGTAGAACCAAgtgtttttaagaaaagaagcaataatCTGCTAGGCTGCTAAATTTGCAGCGATGAGGAAGAGCCACATTTCTGTGTGAAATTGAGATCTCTCCTGGCTGTGGGGTAATGCATTTCACATCTCTGGTTTTGAATCTCATTTCCATGCATTTGCTCGTAATAATATTTTCTCGTAACTTTATTGGCTCTGCATTAGCATTTGTATATTTCGCCCTGTTGGGATCACCCAACTAAAGCATTTGCTTTTGCTTCCTCTAAATTTGCGTTTAATTAAGGATCTGGCTTCCCATTAGTGTGCATTACTTACTCCTCGTTGTGGTCCGGATGTTTCTTTCCAGACAATTATGAGTTGTTCTTTCAATGCACTCTTTGCAAATGTTGTTAAGACAAATATTGTAATTAGATATCAAGCACTGCACTCCTGCCTCTTTGAAAAGGCAACACACTTCACTTAGTAAAATACACAGTAGGACCTGAAGGCATATCAACCCTACTCACATATATCTACGGTGTTTAAACCCAGTTTAATTATCTTTGGTGTCTTCaaagggaattgtagtttggtatAGATGCTGCCAAAATTCTGTGACAGAGCCATAGTTCTTGGACATAACTACAGCTCTTAGCACAAAGGGAATCCTgtgatctccagatgttgccaaactgcaactcccattgcccctaagctttggccatgctggctggggctcatgggaactgaagtccagcaacacctgtaggCCCaccagttctccatccctgactgAAGGCCATGATtcttatccttttttttttttaaaaaaaccaatcttcCCTTTGTGATAGCATAAAaatcccccaccccttcttcaaACTTAGCTCCCCTAgttattttatttgaattttcaAAAGTGCTGAAATATTGCAACTTTGATTTATAAATAGTATCTttggcttcctcccaaagaatcttgAACTCACAGGCCTACAATTTCCGACACCCTCAAGAAACTATTTACAAGGGGGAACTACAATAAacggtaaagggcccctgaccatcaggtccagtcgtgtccgactctataggccgagggagccggcgtttgtccacagacagcttccgggtcatgtggccagcatgacaaagctgcttctggagaaccagagcagtgcacggaaacgccatttaccttcccgccctatttatctccttgtactttgatgtgctttcaaactgctaggtgggcaggagctggga
Above is a window of Zootoca vivipara chromosome 2, rZooViv1.1, whole genome shotgun sequence DNA encoding:
- the LOC118081473 gene encoding 5-hydroxytryptamine receptor 3A; the protein is MYVYWDNEYVSWDPLDFCNITNITLPVNLFWTPDLYIDERADEDKFTQSPYAYVSAIGYILMFQAYRLTSSCSLDVHAFPFDQQKCNISIMSSIHADKEMKIMSTKTSRKANQDSREYYLTSGEWKFEGLRIIEHTMEYDIINFSTVTYEISMKRRSILYVMVLILPTLTLFLLDMAISFASASPGEKIAFKMTLILQISFLSMILNDMLPATSDHPPVIAAFFTGMFVFLVLGILENAFVLYLKEKRPKLPSFKGNKLMNRILGRKKEERESPATHLGDRRPKENQPADGFPLPAKDSEDDNLVFLKHLNMELQQIKKHLSLEEHQGDPESVAWDKTMVLMEKGLYYTRLILSVIFLAVIIIQWTR